A window of the Salipiger sp. H15 genome harbors these coding sequences:
- the paoA gene encoding aldehyde dehydrogenase iron-sulfur subunit PaoA, which produces MPPPIEFELRRRTLLAGTAAVAAASVARLAQAQEASVSVASAQQQSDIALTVNGAQHRITVDNRTTLLDVLREDLRLTGTKKGCDHGQCGACTCSVNGERINSCLSLAVLHDGDEVTTIEGRGAPGQLDPMQAAFVSHDAFQCGYCTPGQIQSAHAVIEEIRAGIPSHVTGDLTAAIELTEAEIRERMSGNICRCGAYSNILAAITEVAEDQA; this is translated from the coding sequence ATGCCACCACCCATTGAATTTGAACTTCGTCGCCGGACGCTTCTTGCGGGCACTGCCGCTGTGGCCGCTGCATCGGTGGCGCGTCTCGCCCAGGCTCAGGAGGCATCCGTGTCGGTGGCTTCCGCCCAACAACAATCCGACATCGCGCTAACCGTGAACGGGGCGCAGCACCGGATCACGGTCGACAACCGCACCACGCTTCTCGATGTCCTGCGTGAAGACCTTCGCCTGACCGGCACCAAGAAGGGCTGCGATCACGGCCAGTGCGGGGCCTGCACCTGCTCCGTCAACGGCGAGAGGATCAACAGCTGCCTCAGCCTTGCGGTCTTGCACGATGGCGACGAGGTCACCACCATCGAGGGACGCGGGGCACCCGGTCAGCTCGATCCGATGCAGGCGGCCTTCGTGTCGCATGACGCGTTCCAATGCGGCTACTGCACCCCCGGCCAGATCCAGTCGGCACATGCGGTCATCGAGGAAATTCGGGCAGGCATCCCGAGCCATGTCACAGGCGACCTGACGGCGGCCATCGAGCTCACCGAGGCAGAGATCCGCGAGCGGATGTCCGGCAACATCTGCCGTTGCGGCGCCTACTCGAACATTCTGGCGGCGATCACGGAAGTTGCGGAGGATCAGGCATGA
- a CDS encoding SDR family NAD(P)-dependent oxidoreductase — protein MRATTAFGVTGGFAMAAGHPTFAESSGPAPRGQRYGAGVYNTDQVAEELRYIEDTVQRSSDTQAKRILITGSTAGVGQLAAAYLLRRGHQVVAHARNAQRASEVARDLPGIEAVVVGDLINLDETRDLADQINRLGTFDVIVHNAGEYGLSDAETINANSVSPYLLTALVDAPREAMVYLSSSLHTGGDLKLDTLRSGGTNVNYNDSKLHMATLATAVARQRPGLRVNAVRPGWVATLMGFHNGPHAPDDLRAGYMTQVWLSEGTDPASDVTGRFLFHQQEERRVNPSVYDEAAQDALLAAYAARTGVTLT, from the coding sequence ATGCGCGCCACCACCGCATTCGGTGTGACGGGAGGCTTTGCAATGGCCGCAGGTCACCCGACCTTCGCGGAGAGCTCCGGCCCGGCCCCCCGAGGTCAACGCTATGGCGCCGGGGTCTACAATACGGATCAGGTGGCCGAAGAACTGCGCTACATCGAAGACACGGTCCAGCGCTCAAGCGATACGCAGGCAAAACGCATCCTGATCACCGGCTCGACCGCGGGTGTCGGCCAGCTTGCCGCCGCGTATCTTCTTCGCCGGGGTCACCAGGTGGTCGCCCACGCACGCAATGCGCAGCGTGCTTCCGAAGTGGCGCGTGACCTTCCCGGAATCGAAGCGGTTGTGGTCGGAGATCTCATCAACCTTGATGAGACTAGAGACCTCGCGGACCAGATCAACCGTTTGGGGACCTTCGATGTTATCGTGCATAACGCAGGCGAGTACGGCCTTTCGGATGCCGAGACCATCAATGCGAACTCGGTGTCGCCCTACCTTCTGACAGCCCTTGTCGATGCCCCGCGAGAGGCAATGGTCTACCTCAGTTCCAGCCTGCACACCGGCGGAGACCTCAAGCTCGACACGCTGCGCAGTGGCGGGACGAACGTCAACTACAACGACAGCAAACTCCACATGGCGACGCTGGCAACGGCAGTCGCGCGGCAGCGCCCCGGCCTGCGCGTCAATGCCGTGCGTCCGGGCTGGGTCGCGACCCTCATGGGCTTCCACAACGGGCCGCACGCGCCGGATGATCTTCGCGCAGGATACATGACGCAGGTCTGGCTGAGTGAGGGGACCGATCCGGCAAGCGATGTGACCGGCCGCTTCCTGTTCCATCAGCAGGAGGAAAGGCGCGTGAACCCGAGTGTCTACGACGAGGCGGCGCAGGATGCTCTGCTTGCCGCCTATGCCGCCCGAACCGGTGTCACGCTGACCTGA
- a CDS encoding DUF6152 family protein, whose amino-acid sequence MTKMTTKGLLLTAVLTATSAALVPAGTAIAHHGWSTFDTRRAYYIRGEITDVRWGNPHSIITISVDETDLPEGLRDRPLPEQAREADANATLASARPYEGEHSQIRLTMAEPSWMTRWGLDRPLEVGETLEVVGYLGSANDQDLRAVMFWLEDGTAVYQQLTSFPTRPEPAN is encoded by the coding sequence ATGACGAAAATGACGACCAAAGGCCTTCTGCTCACCGCAGTCCTGACGGCGACAAGCGCGGCCCTTGTGCCCGCCGGGACGGCTATCGCCCATCACGGCTGGAGCACCTTTGACACGCGTAGGGCATACTACATCCGGGGTGAGATCACGGATGTCCGCTGGGGCAATCCCCATTCGATCATCACGATCTCCGTCGACGAGACTGACCTGCCCGAAGGGCTCCGGGATCGGCCGCTGCCTGAGCAGGCCCGGGAAGCAGACGCCAATGCAACGCTTGCATCCGCGCGCCCCTACGAGGGGGAGCATTCGCAAATTCGCCTGACGATGGCCGAGCCAAGTTGGATGACACGCTGGGGGCTCGACCGGCCGCTCGAAGTCGGAGAAACCCTCGAAGTCGTCGGCTACCTCGGCTCCGCGAATGATCAGGACCTGCGCGCGGTCATGTTCTGGCTTGAAGACGGAACTGCGGTCTACCAGCAACTCACGTCCTTCCCGACGCGTCCCGAGCCTGCAAATTGA
- a CDS encoding alpha/beta hydrolase gives MSEIELNPLDTTAANEHRRNFLKMAGIGAAALGSVAAFGTPLRAQSAEWDKTFPQSDAVDHRKVEFANRYGITLVGDLYMPADRPAGALPALAIAGPFGAVKEQAAGLYAQIMAERGFVTVAFDPSYVGESGGQPRSVASPDINTEDFMAAVDFLGLHDAVDRERIGIIGICGFGGMALNAVAADKRVKAVATTSMYDMSRVMARGYYDAMTDEQRAAGLEQMSRQRWEDAANGEPALAGGLPDSLDGIDDPVIQMYYAYYKDPERGYHPRSVNSNAGWTVTNPLSFMNMPLLSYVNEIAPRPMLVIAGSEAHSRYFSEDAVAAAAEPKELMIIDGADHVDLYDQVDIIPFDRLEAFFTQHLA, from the coding sequence ATGTCCGAAATCGAACTCAATCCCCTCGATACAACTGCAGCCAACGAGCATCGAAGAAATTTCCTGAAGATGGCTGGCATCGGTGCTGCCGCCCTTGGCTCCGTCGCGGCCTTCGGAACACCGCTGCGCGCGCAATCCGCCGAGTGGGACAAGACCTTCCCGCAGAGCGACGCGGTCGACCATCGCAAGGTAGAGTTTGCCAACCGCTATGGCATCACACTGGTAGGCGATCTCTACATGCCTGCCGATCGCCCCGCAGGAGCGCTGCCCGCATTGGCCATCGCAGGTCCGTTCGGCGCGGTGAAGGAGCAGGCGGCAGGCCTCTATGCTCAGATCATGGCAGAGCGCGGTTTTGTGACCGTGGCCTTCGATCCCTCCTATGTCGGTGAAAGCGGCGGCCAGCCCCGTTCGGTTGCCTCCCCGGACATTAATACTGAGGACTTCATGGCCGCGGTCGATTTCCTGGGGCTGCATGACGCGGTGGACCGCGAGCGGATCGGCATCATCGGCATCTGTGGTTTCGGGGGCATGGCGCTCAACGCGGTCGCTGCCGACAAGCGGGTCAAGGCCGTCGCGACGACCAGCATGTACGACATGTCGCGCGTCATGGCGCGGGGCTACTACGACGCGATGACCGACGAGCAGCGCGCGGCCGGGCTGGAACAGATGAGCCGCCAGAGGTGGGAAGACGCCGCAAACGGAGAGCCTGCACTGGCCGGCGGCCTGCCGGACAGTCTCGATGGCATCGATGACCCGGTGATCCAGATGTACTACGCCTACTACAAGGACCCGGAGCGCGGCTATCACCCCCGGTCGGTGAACTCCAACGCAGGGTGGACGGTTACCAACCCGCTGTCGTTCATGAACATGCCTCTGCTGAGCTATGTGAACGAGATCGCCCCGCGGCCGATGTTGGTCATCGCCGGATCGGAAGCGCATTCGCGCTATTTCAGCGAGGATGCCGTCGCAGCGGCTGCTGAACCCAAGGAGCTCATGATCATCGACGGCGCAGATCATGTGGACCTTTACGATCAGGTAGACATCATTCCGTTCGACCGTCTCGAAGCGTTTTTCACTCAGCACCTCGCCTGA
- a CDS encoding cyclophilin-like fold protein: MQVSFASEVIVYRMNDNPTARDLISMLPAELEITDFSTNEKIARLPRRLDEGGFDAFDDETPGDLCYFLGWGNLAMFYDDFTFRNDLIRLGHIEGSLAPLRHKGTYPVRIEML, translated from the coding sequence ATGCAGGTGAGCTTCGCAAGCGAGGTCATCGTCTACCGCATGAACGACAACCCGACGGCGCGCGATCTGATCTCCATGCTTCCGGCCGAGCTGGAAATCACCGACTTCTCGACCAACGAGAAAATCGCCCGCCTTCCCCGAAGGCTGGATGAGGGCGGCTTTGATGCCTTCGATGACGAGACACCGGGCGATCTGTGCTATTTTCTCGGCTGGGGCAATCTGGCCATGTTCTACGACGACTTCACCTTCAGGAACGACCTGATCCGGTTGGGACATATCGAGGGAAGCCTTGCCCCCTTGCGCCACAAGGGCACCTACCCCGTCCGTATCGAGATGCTCTGA
- a CDS encoding MFS transporter: MPVPPPPKHAQEDQAKWAAVFSMSLCVAMLIASEFMPVSLLTPIAASLGATSGQTGQAVSISGLFAVATSLFIATAAGRMDRKVVLVGLTAVMLASLVIVAMAPSFTVLMVGRALLGVAVGGFWSLATSIIMRLVPEASVPRALGMMYGGQAIAAAFAAPLGSYLGDLVGWRGIFWALAPLVAVNLVWHLVALPSLPTHQRQSLRSFRVLLARPHFRTGLVAITFTWGSAFTMFTYLRPFLETLEGVDVQTLSLLLLTLGAAGFIGSALSGRIGTGRVERILALPAVVMGGTTALLLLTENSLVAIGVLLAIWGAMNTAMSVIWMSWMSRVVDDMPETAGALMVATMQAAILLGGVFGGLLLDRFSVDASFVGSVLLALAAIAVIGRGNRLRAPTGQV; this comes from the coding sequence GTGCCAGTCCCCCCTCCCCCCAAACATGCACAGGAAGATCAGGCCAAATGGGCCGCAGTCTTTTCGATGTCGCTCTGCGTAGCCATGCTCATCGCCTCGGAATTCATGCCCGTCAGTCTGCTCACGCCGATTGCGGCCTCGCTTGGCGCGACAAGCGGGCAGACGGGTCAAGCCGTGTCCATCAGCGGCCTGTTCGCCGTGGCGACGAGCCTTTTCATTGCGACCGCAGCGGGTCGGATGGATCGCAAGGTCGTCCTTGTGGGTTTGACTGCGGTCATGCTGGCGTCGCTGGTCATCGTCGCGATGGCACCGTCATTCACTGTACTGATGGTGGGGCGCGCTCTGCTCGGTGTCGCTGTCGGCGGCTTCTGGTCGCTTGCCACCTCGATCATCATGCGCCTTGTGCCCGAGGCCAGCGTCCCGCGTGCCTTGGGCATGATGTACGGAGGTCAGGCGATTGCAGCCGCGTTCGCCGCGCCCCTGGGCAGCTACCTTGGTGATCTGGTGGGTTGGCGCGGAATTTTCTGGGCATTGGCTCCGCTGGTTGCCGTGAACCTCGTCTGGCACCTTGTCGCGCTTCCGTCGCTGCCAACGCACCAGCGCCAGAGCCTGCGCAGCTTTCGGGTGCTGCTCGCCCGGCCCCACTTCCGGACAGGTCTTGTTGCGATCACCTTCACCTGGGGATCGGCGTTCACCATGTTCACCTATCTCCGCCCCTTCCTCGAGACCCTCGAGGGTGTCGATGTGCAGACACTTTCCCTTCTGCTGCTGACCCTTGGGGCCGCTGGCTTTATCGGCTCGGCCCTGTCGGGGCGCATCGGCACCGGCAGGGTCGAACGGATCCTGGCGCTTCCTGCTGTCGTCATGGGCGGCACCACGGCGCTGCTTCTGCTGACGGAAAACTCCCTTGTCGCGATTGGTGTCTTGCTGGCCATCTGGGGGGCGATGAACACGGCGATGTCCGTCATCTGGATGAGCTGGATGTCCCGGGTCGTCGACGACATGCCCGAGACCGCAGGTGCGCTGATGGTCGCAACCATGCAGGCCGCGATCCTTCTGGGCGGCGTGTTCGGGGGGCTTTTGCTGGACCGGTTCTCTGTCGACGCAAGTTTCGTCGGAAGCGTTCTGCTCGCCCTTGCGGCCATCGCGGTCATCGGACGCGGCAACCGACTTCGCGCGCCCACCGGACAGGTATAA
- a CDS encoding DUF3237 family protein, with translation MAAPQPDSSVLDRTPVFTLGHRMLWEAVIEIGPRIELGRGPHGNRRRIDILGGCVRGGVEVPGLRGRVLAGGSDRQLDRQDGARELDALYDIEIDDGTVLTLRNRVIIDERPERGRYAMSHIEVQAPEGPWSWLSRRIIVGTLQSQRPTLDAVVIRAFEIRAAG, from the coding sequence ATGGCCGCCCCTCAGCCTGACAGCTCCGTTCTTGACCGCACCCCGGTCTTCACACTGGGCCACCGGATGCTGTGGGAGGCGGTAATCGAGATCGGGCCGCGCATCGAATTGGGCCGCGGCCCTCATGGCAACCGACGCAGGATCGACATCCTTGGGGGGTGCGTCCGCGGCGGTGTCGAGGTCCCCGGCCTTCGTGGCCGTGTTCTGGCGGGAGGATCGGATCGGCAGCTGGATCGTCAAGATGGAGCTCGGGAACTCGATGCGCTATACGACATTGAGATCGACGACGGCACCGTGCTGACCCTTCGCAACCGGGTCATCATAGATGAGCGCCCGGAACGGGGACGCTACGCAATGTCGCATATCGAGGTGCAGGCGCCGGAAGGGCCGTGGAGCTGGCTGTCGCGGCGGATCATTGTCGGAACGCTGCAATCGCAACGGCCGACGTTGGACGCTGTGGTCATTCGGGCCTTCGAGATCCGCGCCGCCGGATAA
- a CDS encoding arabinose transporter codes for MKSPTMGAALPVMGVVFVSFLVIGIGLPSLPLHVHQDLGFGPGIVGLVAGSQFCAALVSRLWAGNLADRRGAKRAVELGLILAVFGGLTYCVSLQSTAPVLAASVLVLARTLIGAAESLIITGGIAWGLGLVSAGQEGKAISWIGMSMFAAFAFSGPLGGFLYKQFGFWAIALPTLIVPGAVLLWVRGMPKVAPTGNRQGSALSVLRSVMLAGIAFSLSGVTFGAMVSFVVLYYAAQGWNGEFLAFSVFAAALLLTRLVAGGLPDRLGGARVALVCLVIQAVGLFIVVLSPGMMLATLGVALAGVGFSLVFPGLGLEAILRAPEQQRGLAMGTYNAFLDLTLGLGSPLLGAAAHVFGLGAVFAVAGLGALLAIPLVLRLQRAPHTGQ; via the coding sequence ATGAAATCACCGACCATGGGTGCGGCTCTCCCGGTGATGGGCGTGGTCTTCGTTTCGTTCCTGGTGATCGGCATCGGCCTGCCGAGCCTGCCGCTGCACGTGCATCAGGATCTGGGGTTCGGCCCCGGCATTGTCGGCCTTGTTGCCGGCAGCCAGTTCTGCGCGGCGCTGGTCTCGCGGCTCTGGGCCGGAAATCTGGCAGACCGTCGTGGAGCCAAACGTGCTGTAGAGCTGGGGCTGATCCTCGCCGTTTTCGGAGGTCTCACTTACTGCGTGTCGCTTCAGTCCACCGCGCCGGTGCTGGCGGCATCGGTGCTGGTCCTCGCCCGCACGCTCATCGGCGCGGCGGAAAGCCTGATCATCACGGGCGGTATCGCCTGGGGGCTTGGGCTGGTGTCCGCAGGTCAGGAGGGAAAGGCGATCTCGTGGATCGGGATGTCGATGTTTGCGGCTTTTGCCTTTAGCGGGCCCTTGGGGGGCTTCCTCTACAAGCAGTTCGGGTTCTGGGCCATCGCGCTGCCGACCCTGATCGTGCCGGGCGCCGTTTTGCTCTGGGTTCGCGGGATGCCAAAGGTTGCGCCAACGGGAAACCGCCAGGGATCGGCCCTAAGCGTGTTGCGCTCTGTCATGCTCGCCGGCATCGCTTTTTCGCTCAGCGGCGTGACGTTCGGAGCGATGGTCTCCTTCGTCGTGCTCTACTACGCGGCGCAGGGCTGGAATGGCGAGTTCCTTGCTTTCAGCGTATTCGCCGCCGCCTTGCTCCTGACGCGGCTGGTTGCGGGTGGGCTGCCCGATCGTCTCGGGGGTGCCCGCGTCGCATTGGTGTGCCTTGTGATACAGGCGGTTGGCCTGTTCATCGTGGTGCTCAGTCCGGGCATGATGCTGGCCACTCTGGGCGTTGCACTGGCAGGGGTCGGATTTTCGCTGGTGTTCCCTGGTCTGGGGCTCGAGGCGATCCTGCGGGCGCCTGAGCAACAGCGCGGGCTTGCCATGGGCACCTACAACGCCTTTCTGGATCTGACGCTTGGTCTGGGCAGCCCGCTTCTTGGCGCTGCCGCCCATGTCTTTGGATTGGGTGCGGTCTTTGCGGTAGCCGGTCTGGGGGCGTTGCTCGCCATTCCCCTCGTCCTGAGATTGCAGCGCGCGCCTCACACGGGCCAATAG
- a CDS encoding LysR family transcriptional regulator: protein MPQENLNDLRAFVAVAQECNFTRAAARLGVSQSALSHTIRQLEARLGVRLLARTTRAVAPTEAGQRLLEGIADHFEGIDAQLDALGALRETPAGTVRIVSSELGISQVLWPKLQPLLKENPDIKVEITLDNGLNDIVSEGYDAGVRRGEHLARDMISARIGHDLRYIVVAAPEVVERYPVPQHPRDLAQLPCVNFRLQSANRNFPWEFREDGHDLRVKVEGQLAFNNIFLVLDAALAGFGYAYMSVDLAEPHLKAGRLLQVLDDYCPFFDPFHLYYPSRRQASPAFRAVLAALRRNT, encoded by the coding sequence GTGCCACAAGAGAACCTCAATGACCTCAGGGCCTTTGTCGCTGTCGCCCAAGAATGCAACTTCACCCGCGCAGCTGCCCGGCTGGGCGTGTCGCAGTCCGCGCTCAGCCATACCATCCGACAACTGGAGGCAAGGCTTGGCGTGCGGCTGCTTGCCCGCACAACACGGGCGGTGGCGCCGACAGAAGCTGGACAGCGCCTTCTGGAAGGCATCGCCGATCATTTTGAGGGAATTGACGCGCAGCTTGATGCCTTGGGTGCGCTACGGGAGACACCTGCTGGCACCGTGCGCATTGTCTCGTCCGAGCTCGGGATTTCTCAGGTTCTCTGGCCCAAGCTGCAACCGCTCCTGAAGGAAAACCCGGACATCAAGGTCGAGATCACGCTCGACAACGGTCTCAACGACATCGTCTCTGAAGGATACGACGCCGGCGTTCGACGTGGTGAACACCTAGCCCGAGACATGATCTCGGCGCGGATTGGCCACGACCTGCGTTACATCGTCGTGGCCGCACCCGAAGTCGTCGAGAGATACCCGGTCCCGCAGCACCCCCGTGATCTGGCGCAGCTTCCTTGTGTCAATTTCCGCCTGCAATCCGCCAATCGCAACTTCCCTTGGGAATTCCGGGAAGATGGGCACGACCTTCGCGTCAAGGTCGAGGGCCAGCTGGCGTTCAACAACATCTTCCTGGTGCTGGACGCTGCCCTTGCCGGTTTTGGCTATGCCTATATGTCGGTCGACTTGGCCGAGCCGCACTTGAAAGCGGGACGGCTCTTGCAGGTGCTGGATGACTACTGCCCCTTCTTCGATCCCTTCCACCTCTACTACCCCAGCCGCAGGCAGGCATCGCCTGCATTCAGGGCCGTGTTGGCGGCTCTGCGCAGGAACACCTAG
- a CDS encoding MmgE/PrpD family protein, with product MTLSEFSSVTLAKWAATADASAQALIESAGAAFADTLACMLGGRNDSATQAVLQAARATHGAGEAAVWGTGQTLSPAGAALVEATAAHALDFDDNFAPAISHASAVLVPALLAMAAGRSAISGVDLMQAYCIGLEVQARIGAVMQPEHYGAGWHSTSTVGAIGAAAACARLIGADGDAMARAMSLAYSQSSGSKLQFGSEAKPTHAGLAARAAVTAAALAEAGLGAKPEFVAGPWGMADLFAGTERAMVLDDLGTSWALLTDGLMVKRFPCCAASHRALDGVEFLMTEHDFKLVDVERVEVEMPDLLARNLRYDAPETAAEARFSLSYPVLRLLSGEGLSLFHFTQEAVSAIEDRTALARIIRKPVDPGPKGMHRPYGIKITLRDGDVLFHEQTSLVGTIGQPLSQAQMDTKIADCLAWAGLKGWEGRFDAALGALPETPDVLACLAPLAEGGQA from the coding sequence ATGACGCTGAGTGAGTTCTCGTCGGTGACACTGGCAAAATGGGCTGCCACAGCCGATGCCTCGGCTCAGGCCTTGATCGAAAGCGCTGGCGCAGCGTTTGCCGATACGTTGGCCTGTATGCTCGGCGGCCGAAACGACAGTGCGACGCAGGCCGTCCTGCAGGCTGCGCGTGCGACCCATGGGGCAGGAGAGGCAGCCGTTTGGGGAACCGGACAGACCCTGTCGCCTGCGGGGGCCGCCCTGGTTGAAGCAACTGCCGCCCACGCGCTCGATTTCGATGACAACTTTGCACCGGCGATCTCTCATGCCAGCGCGGTTTTGGTGCCAGCCCTGCTTGCGATGGCAGCTGGACGCTCCGCCATTTCCGGTGTCGATCTGATGCAGGCCTATTGCATCGGACTTGAGGTGCAGGCCCGTATCGGCGCGGTGATGCAGCCCGAGCACTACGGTGCGGGTTGGCACTCTACGTCGACCGTGGGGGCAATCGGTGCGGCAGCGGCCTGCGCCCGACTGATCGGGGCCGATGGCGATGCCATGGCTCGAGCAATGAGCCTGGCCTATTCCCAATCCTCGGGGTCCAAGCTGCAGTTCGGCAGCGAAGCGAAGCCGACCCATGCGGGGCTTGCCGCCCGCGCCGCCGTGACGGCGGCCGCTTTGGCCGAGGCGGGGCTGGGGGCGAAGCCGGAGTTTGTGGCCGGCCCCTGGGGCATGGCCGATCTCTTTGCGGGGACCGAGCGCGCCATGGTTTTGGACGACCTGGGAACAAGCTGGGCACTGCTGACCGACGGCTTGATGGTCAAGCGCTTCCCTTGCTGTGCCGCGTCGCACCGCGCCCTTGACGGGGTGGAGTTCCTGATGACCGAGCATGACTTCAAGCTCGTGGATGTAGAGAGGGTGGAGGTGGAGATGCCGGATCTCCTGGCCCGCAACCTGCGCTACGATGCTCCGGAAACCGCGGCCGAGGCGCGGTTCAGCCTGTCCTATCCCGTCCTGCGACTGCTGAGCGGCGAAGGGCTGTCGCTTTTCCATTTCACGCAGGAGGCCGTCTCTGCGATCGAGGACCGGACTGCCCTGGCGCGGATCATCCGAAAACCCGTGGACCCAGGCCCAAAAGGTATGCACCGCCCTTACGGCATAAAGATCACGCTACGCGATGGCGATGTCCTGTTCCACGAACAGACGTCCTTGGTCGGCACGATCGGACAGCCCCTGTCACAAGCGCAGATGGACACGAAAATCGCCGATTGTCTTGCCTGGGCCGGATTGAAGGGGTGGGAAGGTCGCTTTGATGCTGCACTCGGCGCCTTGCCTGAAACCCCAGACGTGCTTGCCTGCCTCGCACCCCTTGCCGAAGGGGGGCAGGCGTGA
- a CDS encoding M20 aminoacylase family protein codes for MKISDAATIASDHEFVARLTAIRHDIHRHPETAFEEVRTSDLVAAFLKERGIEVHRGLARTGVVGVLKGRRPGNRRIALRADMDALHIDEKTGKPHASTVPGKMHACGHDGHTAMMLGAAEKLAADPDFAGTVQFIFQPAEEGLGGARVMIEEGLFDLHPADAVYGLHNMPGKPLGDFNTRSGAMMSAGDTWELTLRGTGGHGAMPHFGTDPTMALATFLSGLSTIVARNVESFDSAVISVGHISAGDANSPNIIPAEVRLRGTARTFQPATRDLVERRLAEMAHAAAEMHGCTAEPNFIRRYPPVVNWPAETARAIEAARATVAPDKVNGDAERVGASEDFAFMLEKVPGCFSTVGNGTDSALVHTPLYDFNDAVIPYGVAYWLNVVQQELDHDAE; via the coding sequence ATGAAGATTTCCGATGCCGCTACAATTGCTTCGGACCACGAATTCGTCGCGCGCCTGACCGCAATCCGGCATGATATCCACCGTCACCCCGAAACCGCATTCGAGGAAGTCCGCACTTCGGATCTGGTCGCAGCCTTTCTTAAAGAGCGTGGCATAGAGGTGCATCGCGGCCTTGCGCGCACCGGTGTTGTGGGTGTCCTGAAGGGACGCCGGCCGGGGAACCGGCGCATTGCGTTGCGCGCCGACATGGACGCGCTTCACATCGACGAGAAAACCGGCAAGCCGCATGCCTCGACTGTTCCCGGAAAGATGCACGCCTGTGGCCATGACGGTCATACGGCGATGATGCTTGGCGCCGCCGAAAAGCTTGCAGCGGATCCCGATTTTGCGGGCACTGTCCAGTTCATCTTCCAGCCTGCGGAAGAGGGCCTGGGGGGGGCGCGGGTCATGATCGAAGAGGGGCTCTTTGATCTGCACCCCGCAGATGCGGTCTACGGTCTGCACAACATGCCGGGGAAACCCCTGGGCGATTTCAACACCCGCTCCGGCGCCATGATGTCGGCCGGCGATACCTGGGAGTTGACGTTGCGCGGGACCGGCGGGCATGGCGCTATGCCCCACTTCGGGACCGACCCGACCATGGCGCTGGCGACCTTCCTTTCCGGCCTCTCAACGATTGTCGCGCGCAATGTCGAAAGCTTTGACAGTGCCGTCATCTCGGTCGGGCATATCAGCGCCGGTGATGCCAACAGCCCCAATATCATTCCCGCAGAGGTCCGACTGCGTGGAACCGCCCGCACCTTCCAGCCAGCGACCCGCGATCTGGTCGAGCGACGGCTGGCGGAAATGGCACATGCGGCCGCAGAGATGCATGGCTGCACCGCCGAACCGAACTTCATCCGCCGTTATCCGCCGGTCGTGAACTGGCCTGCGGAAACGGCTCGAGCAATCGAAGCCGCGCGGGCGACGGTGGCGCCGGACAAGGTCAACGGAGACGCTGAGCGGGTCGGGGCCAGCGAAGATTTCGCCTTCATGCTGGAGAAGGTTCCTGGTTGCTTCTCGACCGTCGGCAACGGCACCGACAGCGCCCTGGTGCATACGCCCCTGTATGATTTCAACGACGCCGTAATCCCCTACGGGGTGGCCTATTGGCTGAACGTCGTGCAGCAGGAGCTTGATCATGACGCTGAGTGA